From Candidatus Berkelbacteria bacterium, one genomic window encodes:
- a CDS encoding UTP--glucose-1-phosphate uridylyltransferase: MAKVRKAVIPAAGFGTRFLPATKAMPKEMLPVVDKPVIQYVVEEAVASGIEDIIIVTGWHKRSIEDHFDYPFELEKRLEAAEKQSQIEEVRRIAEMANFVYIRQKGPYGNGTPVLNARHVIGDEPFAVLWGDQFTWAETPRLKQCLETFQEFGEPVLSGVKLAREEDASRYGIFDITPTRTPHTSILNRLVEKPLPNEAPSDLLADGCYVLTPDIFTELEHTRPGHGNEIFLANAIDALSKKRKAYVREIAGGRYYDTGNKLEYLKTVVEFALKREDLKAEFREFLIKVLRA; the protein is encoded by the coding sequence ATGGCCAAGGTTCGCAAAGCCGTCATTCCGGCGGCAGGATTTGGAACTCGTTTTTTACCCGCCACCAAGGCAATGCCAAAAGAGATGCTTCCGGTTGTTGATAAACCAGTCATTCAATATGTCGTGGAAGAGGCTGTCGCCTCGGGCATCGAAGACATTATTATCGTCACTGGCTGGCATAAACGCTCGATTGAAGATCACTTCGATTATCCATTCGAGCTGGAAAAACGTCTCGAAGCAGCCGAGAAACAGAGCCAAATCGAAGAGGTGCGCCGAATCGCCGAGATGGCTAATTTTGTCTACATTCGCCAAAAAGGTCCTTACGGCAACGGCACACCGGTTTTGAACGCTCGACATGTGATTGGCGACGAACCGTTTGCCGTTCTTTGGGGTGATCAATTTACCTGGGCGGAAACTCCAAGGCTGAAACAGTGCTTGGAAACATTTCAAGAGTTCGGCGAGCCGGTTCTGTCAGGCGTCAAACTTGCCCGAGAAGAGGATGCCAGCCGCTATGGAATTTTTGACATCACTCCAACCAGAACGCCGCACACTTCAATCTTGAATCGTTTGGTCGAAAAACCGTTGCCCAATGAAGCGCCTTCTGATCTTTTAGCCGATGGTTGTTATGTGCTAACGCCGGACATTTTTACTGAGCTTGAGCACACCCGCCCCGGTCACGGCAACGAGATTTTTCTTGCCAATGCGATCGATGCTTTGAGTAAAAAACGGAAAGCTTATGTTCGAGAGATCGCCGGCGGCCGCTACTATGACACCGGCAATAAATTGGAGTACCTGAAAACCGTTGTTGAATTCGCTCTCAAACGCGAAGATCTCAAAGCAGAGTTTCGTGAGTTTCTCATTAAAGTTCTGCGCGCGTGA
- a CDS encoding Hsp20/alpha crystallin family protein: MGLMTDKQTTDVASDDWLEEDSGGQLAIDAYQTEDSVVIKAPIAGVLPENLDIAITDDMVTIKGERQFGDTITRENYFVQECYWGSFSRSYVLPTSVDADNANADLKNGILTITIPKLTKTRARRLTIKTR; this comes from the coding sequence ATGGGTTTAATGACAGACAAACAAACTACGGATGTGGCCAGCGACGACTGGTTGGAAGAAGATAGCGGCGGGCAATTGGCAATCGACGCCTATCAAACTGAAGACTCGGTGGTTATTAAGGCGCCAATTGCTGGTGTTTTGCCTGAAAACCTCGACATTGCCATCACCGACGACATGGTCACGATCAAAGGCGAACGCCAGTTTGGCGATACGATTACACGTGAAAACTATTTCGTTCAAGAGTGTTACTGGGGTTCATTTTCGCGGTCGTATGTTCTGCCCACCTCGGTGGATGCCGACAACGCCAACGCCGACCTTAAAAACGGCATTCTCACAATCACAATTCCCAAACTTACCAAGACTCGCGCGCGCCGTCTGACAATTAAAACGCGCTAG
- a CDS encoding ComF family protein encodes MLKLIFNEIGDCLCPTFCLGCQRRGNWFCKTCIHESALSLSPTQCQICRRTTFAPNALCKTHQQSLNLKALGCFGSYQKQPLKRALHKLKYQGLSAAFDEFAAHAYSRWQTILKHTSWSALIPIPISPQRLRSRGYNQAFLLARALSELTHIPVRTQLQRIQETRSQVGLSRRERQKNVSGVFKWTGPEIQGPVLLIDDICTTGATLAEAARCLAQAGFRERAALTLAYDEAP; translated from the coding sequence ATGCTTAAACTTATTTTTAATGAAATTGGAGATTGTCTCTGCCCAACCTTTTGTCTAGGTTGCCAGCGACGAGGAAATTGGTTTTGCAAAACTTGTATTCATGAAAGCGCGCTCTCGCTCTCGCCAACTCAATGCCAGATTTGTCGACGAACTACGTTCGCGCCGAACGCGCTGTGCAAAACGCACCAACAATCTCTGAACCTCAAGGCGCTTGGCTGTTTCGGGAGTTACCAAAAACAACCCCTGAAACGCGCTCTCCACAAGTTAAAATATCAGGGGCTCTCGGCCGCCTTCGACGAGTTTGCGGCTCATGCATATAGTCGTTGGCAAACTATTCTTAAACACACGTCTTGGTCGGCGCTCATTCCAATCCCAATCAGCCCCCAGCGTTTGCGATCCCGTGGTTATAATCAAGCTTTTCTACTTGCTCGCGCCCTCTCCGAGTTAACTCACATACCTGTCAGGACTCAACTTCAGCGAATCCAAGAAACGCGGAGTCAAGTTGGGCTTTCGCGCCGCGAGCGGCAAAAAAATGTGAGCGGCGTTTTTAAATGGACAGGCCCTGAAATTCAAGGGCCTGTTTTACTGATCGATGATATTTGCACTACTGGCGCCACTCTTGCCGAAGCCGCTCGCTGTCTTGCCCAAGCTGGCTTTCGCGAACGCGCCGCTCTTACCCTCGCCTATGATGAAGCGCCCTAA
- a CDS encoding S8 family serine peptidase has translation MRWLDRAIIFFSALLSAVLMVIPQSVAAVDFNSSNIISNSEFIDTNSMTAPEIQRFLEDRGGFLKDFTENGRSAAQIIYDASHGYGDASGAINGIALTTSTGTVSPKVILVTLQKEQSLLTMTSQNDSALRAAMGYACPDSGGCNSNYAGFTKQVENGAWQLRYNYERSQATGFGDYQVGQSFCFDDFNGTNCGTYENRATAALYRYTPHVYNGNYNFHNLYYNTYNFTGPEFAATLISWSSSAGLYQYPSVSSGQDATLQVTLRNMGRTTWQRGAVNLGTEQNRDRITGFNRGTGWRSGNRVSLVEVSVAPGENGTFNFVVSPPYSLQSGTYREHFRLVADGISWFGPELFWDISVTASYQASVSSWSTSSGSHTYPSVTRGGNGTNIILRVQNTGAAIWQRGTVNLGSDQPRDRGTGFLRESGTGVASGWVSQNRIQMQESSVPPGETATFSFWLQAPSNMRPGTYREHYRLVADGLDWFGPEYYWDFDFPLESKQIALIDDSPARKVQVGEETTHHSPLITHLLTFSESPDAVKLACALNLSEDAVEINQATQTAIISGEIPDLSKLAAVLPTLESVEADEPIRIFSTPNDPRYSSQATTFSQMNMQAGWDYVQGKTSAVIAVIDTGVDGTHEDLTGKVLAGRNISANTAIAANTDSDDNGHGTNIAGIAAAGGDNSIGMTGVDWQARILPIKAFNSDGLAETSDIVSAIEYAINQNATVITMSFGRSTPSDALEAAVNSAASRGILLVAAAGNTGESSVYYPAAYENVIAAGAVQADNARASFSNYGSALDLMAPGVSVIATADGGGYEAVSGTSFAVPFIAGISTLVKDFHSSASASDVTSILNSTATKVSGMNGNLRTDEYGNGVVNLADALVSAGDYQASTISWSTSNGLFTYPTLSLGGSGANVILTVRNTGTSRWFRDLVHLGADQPRDRGTGFLRESGTGVASGWVSQNRIQMQESSVPPGETATFWIRLVRTRVLLGFSGFIRTRWVWSKHLKLVNLGWTFYLSKCYSRWSWHEYRVTGPEYRHNDLDTRDCSSRRRSAARSRHGLFARVGHWSGFGLGLTESNPDAREFSRSG, from the coding sequence ATGCGTTGGCTCGACCGAGCGATCATATTTTTTTCTGCACTCTTGAGCGCAGTCTTGATGGTAATTCCGCAAAGTGTTGCGGCGGTTGATTTTAATTCTTCAAATATTATTTCCAACAGTGAGTTTATCGATACAAATTCAATGACCGCGCCGGAAATTCAGCGTTTCTTGGAAGACCGGGGCGGTTTTTTAAAAGATTTTACAGAAAACGGCCGCTCGGCCGCGCAAATCATTTACGATGCCTCTCACGGTTACGGTGATGCTTCGGGCGCGATCAACGGCATCGCGCTGACAACGAGTACCGGCACGGTGAGTCCGAAAGTGATCCTGGTCACCCTTCAAAAAGAGCAAAGTCTGCTGACAATGACATCCCAAAACGACAGCGCCTTGCGGGCGGCGATGGGCTATGCTTGTCCGGATTCGGGCGGGTGTAACTCTAACTATGCTGGTTTTACCAAGCAAGTTGAGAACGGCGCTTGGCAGTTGCGCTATAACTATGAGCGTTCACAGGCTACAGGCTTTGGCGATTATCAAGTGGGTCAATCATTTTGTTTTGACGATTTTAACGGCACTAACTGCGGCACATATGAAAATCGCGCCACCGCCGCGCTCTACCGCTACACGCCGCATGTTTATAATGGGAACTACAATTTCCATAATCTCTACTACAACACCTACAACTTCACTGGGCCGGAGTTCGCGGCGACCCTAATTTCTTGGTCAAGTTCGGCTGGGCTTTATCAGTATCCTTCGGTAAGCAGTGGTCAGGATGCCACCTTGCAGGTCACACTGCGAAATATGGGGCGCACGACTTGGCAAAGAGGGGCGGTGAATTTAGGCACGGAACAGAATCGCGACCGCATCACCGGTTTCAATCGTGGAACGGGCTGGCGATCAGGAAATCGAGTTTCGTTGGTTGAAGTCTCGGTTGCGCCGGGTGAAAATGGCACCTTTAATTTTGTGGTTTCGCCGCCTTATTCTCTTCAAAGCGGCACTTATCGAGAACACTTCCGCCTCGTGGCCGATGGCATCAGCTGGTTTGGGCCAGAGTTATTCTGGGATATTTCAGTGACGGCGAGTTATCAGGCATCAGTCAGTTCATGGTCAACTTCAAGCGGTTCGCATACTTATCCAAGCGTAACTCGGGGCGGAAATGGCACAAATATAATTTTGAGAGTTCAAAATACTGGCGCGGCAATTTGGCAGAGAGGGACGGTGAATTTAGGCAGTGATCAGCCGCGCGATCGCGGCACGGGCTTTTTGCGCGAGTCGGGCACTGGAGTGGCTTCGGGCTGGGTCTCACAGAATCGAATCCAGATGCAAGAGAGTTCAGTCCCGCCTGGTGAAACAGCGACTTTCTCCTTCTGGCTTCAAGCGCCATCGAATATGCGCCCGGGGACTTACCGAGAACACTATCGTCTGGTGGCGGATGGATTAGATTGGTTCGGACCCGAGTACTACTGGGATTTTGATTTTCCTTTGGAGTCAAAACAGATTGCTCTAATTGACGACTCTCCAGCTCGGAAAGTTCAAGTGGGCGAGGAAACCACTCACCACTCACCACTCATCACTCACCTGCTTACTTTCAGCGAATCGCCAGATGCGGTAAAACTCGCTTGCGCTCTTAATCTTTCTGAAGATGCGGTCGAAATTAATCAGGCAACTCAAACCGCTATTATCTCGGGTGAGATTCCTGATTTGAGCAAGCTGGCCGCCGTGTTGCCAACCCTCGAGAGTGTGGAAGCCGATGAGCCAATTCGAATCTTCTCAACCCCGAATGACCCCAGGTATAGTAGTCAGGCAACGACTTTCTCGCAAATGAACATGCAAGCCGGCTGGGATTACGTGCAGGGCAAAACGAGCGCTGTCATTGCCGTCATTGATACCGGCGTAGACGGAACGCACGAAGATTTAACCGGCAAGGTATTGGCAGGCAGAAATATCTCGGCCAATACCGCGATCGCGGCTAATACTGACTCGGATGACAATGGGCATGGCACGAATATCGCCGGCATCGCGGCGGCGGGCGGCGATAATTCCATTGGAATGACAGGGGTTGATTGGCAGGCGCGAATTTTGCCAATCAAAGCTTTCAATAGTGATGGATTGGCAGAGACTTCAGATATCGTTTCGGCGATTGAGTATGCTATTAATCAGAATGCGACCGTGATTACGATGAGTTTTGGTCGCTCAACACCTTCAGATGCGTTAGAAGCGGCGGTTAATAGCGCCGCCAGTCGCGGCATTCTTCTTGTCGCGGCGGCTGGCAATACGGGCGAGAGTTCAGTTTACTATCCCGCGGCTTATGAAAATGTGATTGCGGCCGGCGCCGTGCAGGCCGATAATGCTCGTGCCAGTTTTTCTAATTACGGTAGCGCTCTTGATTTAATGGCGCCGGGTGTTTCAGTAATCGCAACTGCCGACGGCGGGGGGTATGAAGCCGTGAGCGGCACGTCATTTGCTGTGCCTTTCATTGCTGGCATCTCAACCTTGGTGAAGGATTTTCATAGTAGCGCCAGTGCGAGTGATGTAACGAGTATTTTAAACTCGACGGCCACCAAGGTTAGCGGTATGAACGGCAATCTGCGAACCGATGAATATGGCAACGGTGTTGTGAATTTAGCCGATGCGCTTGTTAGCGCTGGAGACTATCAGGCTTCGACAATTTCTTGGTCAACCAGTAACGGTTTATTTACCTATCCAACTCTCTCTTTGGGTGGCAGTGGCGCGAATGTCATTCTCACAGTGCGAAATACCGGTACCTCGCGCTGGTTTCGCGATCTGGTGCATCTAGGCGCCGATCAGCCGCGCGATCGCGGCACGGGCTTTTTGCGCGAGTCGGGCACTGGAGTGGCTTCGGGCTGGGTCTCACAGAATCGAATCCAGATGCAAGAGAGTTCAGTCCCGCCTGGTGAAACAGCGACTTTCTGGATTAGATTGGTTCGGACCCGAGTACTACTGGGATTTTCGGGTTTTATCAGAACTCGATGGGTATGGAGCAAGCACCTTAAACTGGTCAACCTCGGATGGACTTTTTACCTATCCAAGTGTTATTCGAGGTGGAGCTGGCACGAATATCGTGTTACGGGTCCGGAATACCGGCACAACGACCTGGATACAAGAGACTGTTCATCTAGGCGCCGATCAGCCGCGCGATCGCGGCACGGGCTTTTTGCGCGAGTCGGGCACTGGAGTGGCTTCGGGCTGGGTCTCACAGAATCGAATCCAGATGCAAGAGAGTTCAGTCGCTCCGGGTGA
- a CDS encoding methyltransferase domain-containing protein: protein MSLQNQHKQAQQALYDAHLLDDLAAGAGTFGFRKPKLLRDLAFARWLARLELKSGEQVLDVGCNAGARLEALRREYGIEGTGIDLSPKTIALGQKHFPALTLQVGDAELLPYQENSFDTVISFETFEHLPNPGKALAEIGRVVRPGGWVLIYAISRRNAGTWHWLQSKLSGGRLGTGALRDHLPELLVPPECFPAWSQKAGLKIQQRGLLHQFFTLLHDEPWSAFLATLAPKRSRPRLDTIKMAGNLPRAPGKFFMLYRVWLHGMEIVMSLLDLPWQMARVSDGIFVLLKKQEL from the coding sequence ATGTCTCTACAGAATCAGCACAAACAAGCTCAACAGGCGCTTTATGACGCTCATCTCCTCGATGATCTTGCCGCGGGCGCCGGAACCTTTGGATTTCGCAAGCCCAAGTTATTGCGCGATCTCGCTTTTGCGCGTTGGCTTGCCCGCCTTGAACTTAAAAGCGGTGAGCAAGTGCTGGATGTTGGTTGTAATGCCGGCGCTCGACTTGAAGCTCTTCGGCGCGAATACGGGATCGAGGGCACGGGCATTGATCTTTCGCCGAAGACAATTGCGCTTGGCCAAAAACATTTTCCAGCGTTGACCCTTCAGGTGGGAGACGCCGAACTTTTGCCTTATCAGGAAAATTCTTTTGACACAGTCATTAGTTTCGAAACCTTTGAGCATCTGCCCAACCCTGGCAAGGCGTTGGCAGAAATCGGTCGTGTTGTTAGGCCTGGTGGTTGGGTGTTGATTTACGCTATTTCACGACGCAATGCTGGCACTTGGCATTGGCTTCAATCTAAGTTGAGCGGCGGTCGCTTGGGCACGGGCGCCTTGCGCGATCATCTTCCCGAACTTCTTGTTCCACCAGAATGCTTTCCAGCTTGGTCTCAAAAAGCGGGACTCAAGATCCAACAGAGAGGTCTTTTGCATCAATTTTTTACCCTTTTGCATGATGAACCTTGGAGCGCCTTCCTCGCAACACTTGCCCCCAAACGCTCTCGGCCACGACTTGATACAATAAAAATGGCAGGCAATCTACCTCGCGCGCCGGGCAAGTTTTTTATGCTCTACCGCGTCTGGCTTCATGGCATGGAGATTGTCATGAGTCTTTTGGATTTACCCTGGCAAATGGCACGAGTAAGCGATGGTATTTTTGTTTTATTGAAAAAACAAGAATTGTGA
- the wecB gene encoding UDP-N-acetylglucosamine 2-epimerase (non-hydrolyzing), with amino-acid sequence MKIAIILGTRPEIIKLAPILRRIQASENELMLIHTNQHYSANMDGVFFKELALPAPDSNLGVGSGTHGAQTGLMLARLEKALNMNRPDAVLVQGDTNTVLAGALAAVKLGIQVGHVEAGLRSYDRTMPEEINRVLTDHAADILFAPTQNAAQLLHAEGIPSERIEVTGNTIVDAINDHRELVNSRSYILSTLKLEPRGYLLLTLHRPANVDRRETLAEIIIGITNVARITQLPVVFPAHPRTVKQLEQFKLTLPVSFRQIKPIGYLDFLGLEANAELILTDSGGIQEEACVLRVPCVTIRENTERPETLAVGANELAGLTSIGIQAASAKMLAQARTWQNPFGDGRASDRILHKLSTRFSTLPATGFASVKGHGDHNF; translated from the coding sequence ATGAAGATCGCCATTATTTTGGGCACGCGCCCAGAAATTATTAAACTCGCCCCAATTCTTCGTCGCATCCAGGCGTCCGAGAATGAGCTTATGCTCATCCATACTAATCAGCACTACTCGGCAAATATGGACGGGGTATTCTTTAAGGAATTAGCTTTGCCAGCGCCAGACTCTAATCTTGGGGTTGGTTCAGGTACGCATGGCGCTCAAACTGGTTTAATGCTTGCCAGGCTCGAGAAGGCGTTGAACATGAATCGACCGGACGCAGTTCTAGTTCAGGGAGATACTAATACAGTTTTAGCAGGCGCCTTGGCGGCGGTGAAGCTTGGTATTCAAGTCGGTCACGTGGAAGCGGGGCTTCGAAGTTACGACCGAACGATGCCGGAAGAGATCAATCGCGTTCTGACCGACCATGCGGCCGATATTTTATTTGCGCCCACTCAAAATGCGGCCCAGCTTTTACATGCCGAAGGTATTCCTAGCGAACGAATCGAGGTTACTGGTAATACGATCGTGGATGCAATAAACGATCATCGTGAGTTAGTCAATTCACGTTCGTATATTCTATCCACGCTAAAGCTAGAGCCTCGAGGTTATTTGCTTTTAACCCTGCATCGGCCAGCGAATGTTGACCGACGAGAAACGCTCGCTGAAATTATTATAGGAATCACGAACGTGGCACGAATAACTCAACTGCCGGTAGTCTTTCCGGCGCATCCTCGAACAGTTAAACAGCTTGAGCAATTCAAGCTCACGCTTCCGGTTTCATTTCGTCAAATTAAGCCAATCGGCTACCTAGATTTTCTAGGCTTAGAAGCAAATGCCGAGCTTATTCTCACGGACTCCGGCGGAATTCAAGAAGAAGCCTGTGTCCTGCGAGTGCCTTGCGTGACCATCCGAGAAAACACCGAACGTCCCGAAACTCTGGCAGTAGGCGCTAACGAATTGGCAGGTCTAACCTCAATCGGCATTCAAGCGGCGAGTGCCAAAATGCTTGCGCAAGCTCGAACTTGGCAAAATCCTTTTGGCGATGGTCGCGCGAGCGATCGAATTCTTCACAAATTATCCACAAGGTTTTCCACACTGCCTGCAACGGGCTTTGCTAGTGTTAAGGGTCATGGCGACCACAACTTCTAA
- a CDS encoding isocitrate lyase/phosphoenolpyruvate mutase family protein has protein sequence MATTTSKAEVLRRALARQAPVLALEAHDAPSAKIVEEAGFDAVWASGLTISITHGVPDLGLLDRSEMLTTVKCINDATTLPVIVDVDDGYGGIRNVIQLVKECEAIGVAAIIIEEKGRTTKANSLDQNAHHSLEEIDVFSAKLRAAKQYQRSPHFLVVARIEALIAGLSVEEALKRANTYTDAGADAIVIHWNKKDPSLVYNFIDQFKDRVPVIVIPTSYSQIPASELASRGVKLVIYANHLRRASITTMRAIAARIRNDERTSEVEAEIASVKDLWNMVGTHEVMAYEERLLRESKAPINALILAAGETKELGRITDLPVALMQINKKSFLEWQAHAYRAVGVEAVGVVTGWRAEKITLPGFTYIKNPDYAKTGIYHTLQKAKKFLTAETLVSYGDIYFSDDPVRRILVELENGQADIVIAVDPNIKYGLVSNDKELVMTEEETSSLGSRMAHLSEKPRVLKVSKKLVGNAIAGEFIGLAGFSKSAITALLLLPESQPETDWRQADLCDALNTLIAQGIQIRAIPAPFWYEIDKTADVLNLLSTSMV, from the coding sequence ATGGCGACCACAACTTCTAAAGCCGAAGTTTTAAGGCGAGCTTTGGCGCGGCAAGCGCCGGTGTTGGCGCTTGAAGCGCACGACGCTCCATCAGCTAAAATCGTTGAAGAAGCCGGTTTCGATGCCGTTTGGGCTTCAGGTTTGACGATTTCTATTACTCACGGCGTCCCCGATCTCGGTCTTTTAGATCGATCTGAAATGCTCACGACCGTGAAATGCATAAATGACGCCACAACCCTGCCGGTGATTGTTGATGTCGATGATGGTTATGGCGGCATTCGAAATGTGATTCAACTTGTTAAGGAATGCGAGGCGATCGGTGTTGCGGCAATTATTATTGAAGAAAAAGGGCGAACAACCAAGGCCAATTCCCTTGATCAAAATGCGCATCACTCTTTGGAAGAGATTGACGTTTTCTCGGCAAAACTTAGAGCCGCTAAGCAATATCAACGCTCGCCTCACTTTCTCGTGGTGGCCCGGATTGAGGCCTTGATCGCGGGTTTGTCCGTTGAAGAAGCGCTAAAGCGCGCCAATACCTATACAGATGCGGGTGCAGATGCGATCGTGATTCACTGGAACAAAAAAGATCCCAGTTTAGTTTACAATTTTATCGATCAGTTTAAGGATCGGGTGCCGGTAATTGTCATCCCAACGAGTTATAGCCAGATTCCTGCCTCGGAACTTGCCAGTCGCGGCGTTAAGCTAGTGATCTATGCCAACCATCTAAGACGGGCCTCAATCACAACGATGCGCGCGATTGCTGCCCGGATTCGAAATGATGAGCGCACCTCTGAAGTGGAGGCTGAAATCGCTTCGGTGAAAGATCTTTGGAATATGGTTGGCACACACGAGGTCATGGCCTACGAAGAACGCTTACTGCGAGAAAGCAAGGCGCCGATCAATGCTCTTATTCTCGCGGCCGGAGAGACTAAGGAGCTTGGGCGAATCACCGACTTGCCGGTCGCGCTCATGCAGATCAATAAGAAGAGTTTCCTTGAGTGGCAGGCACATGCATATCGGGCGGTTGGCGTTGAGGCGGTTGGCGTCGTGACCGGTTGGCGAGCCGAGAAAATCACTCTGCCCGGGTTTACCTATATTAAGAATCCTGACTATGCCAAAACAGGAATCTATCATACCCTTCAAAAGGCAAAAAAATTTTTGACCGCCGAGACCCTAGTGTCTTATGGCGATATTTATTTTTCGGATGATCCAGTGCGTCGCATTCTCGTTGAACTTGAGAATGGGCAAGCTGATATCGTCATCGCCGTCGACCCGAATATAAAATATGGTCTTGTCTCTAATGACAAAGAGCTGGTTATGACCGAGGAAGAAACCTCGTCATTGGGAAGTCGGATGGCGCATCTATCGGAAAAACCGCGTGTCCTCAAGGTGAGCAAGAAGCTAGTTGGCAACGCGATCGCGGGCGAGTTTATCGGTTTGGCTGGTTTTTCCAAATCAGCAATAACCGCCTTATTACTTTTGCCTGAATCTCAACCTGAAACAGACTGGCGCCAGGCGGATTTATGTGACGCGCTTAATACCTTGATTGCTCAAGGAATTCAAATTCGGGCAATTCCAGCGCCGTTCTGGTATGAAATTGATAAAACCGCTGACGTGCTTAATCTTTTAAGCACCAGTATGGTTTAG